One segment of Aquimarina sp. BL5 DNA contains the following:
- a CDS encoding SDR family oxidoreductase, with product MNTILVTGVTGNIGSHVLFELLFDLYSKNEKAQIYVLIRKQKNISAKQRLWSEVFTEQLIPEKIVPFYKEYVKEYVKIIEGEIHNFTIPKEAGNSLIVYHLAASVNLSNTEKARNEIANINYNNTQAFFEAIKLRTKKLVFVSTAFSRGEIAGKITDDYHSVVNFDFRNFYEAYKMKVEKLILEIAKENNFSCTIARPSVVSGRLIDMPKYVSSRYIVFYSIGEFFKKMKETYPEMGKIRMALNMEGGLNIVPVDYVAKGIIKASDSTEEQLNITLTKNVPTRYIIHSILNKCGVEMELVPDEPENKTTMEKIFYKTIGSQLLKYSTSKKHHFESKLIRKLLCDIEEPDMEAHFKKVYDFAHDINFNNANITLEPNL from the coding sequence ATGAATACAATATTAGTAACCGGAGTTACAGGAAATATAGGATCACATGTACTGTTTGAACTCTTATTTGATTTGTATTCTAAAAACGAAAAAGCACAAATTTATGTTTTGATCAGAAAACAAAAAAACATTTCTGCCAAACAACGTTTGTGGAGTGAGGTTTTCACTGAACAACTTATTCCGGAAAAGATAGTACCTTTTTATAAAGAATATGTAAAGGAATATGTAAAAATAATCGAAGGAGAAATACATAATTTCACTATTCCTAAAGAAGCTGGAAATAGCCTAATCGTATATCATTTAGCAGCCTCGGTAAATCTAAGTAATACAGAAAAGGCTAGAAATGAAATTGCAAATATAAATTATAATAACACACAAGCTTTTTTTGAAGCTATTAAACTTAGAACCAAAAAATTGGTTTTTGTAAGTACCGCTTTCTCTAGAGGAGAAATAGCTGGTAAGATTACCGATGACTATCATTCTGTTGTCAATTTTGATTTTAGAAACTTTTACGAAGCCTATAAAATGAAAGTTGAAAAATTAATCCTAGAAATTGCAAAGGAAAACAATTTCAGTTGCACCATTGCCAGACCTAGCGTAGTATCCGGCAGACTTATCGATATGCCAAAATACGTAAGCAGTAGATATATCGTTTTTTATTCTATTGGTGAATTCTTTAAAAAAATGAAGGAGACTTATCCAGAAATGGGAAAAATAAGAATGGCGCTAAATATGGAAGGTGGACTTAATATTGTTCCTGTCGATTATGTAGCCAAAGGAATTATAAAAGCAAGTGACAGTACAGAAGAACAACTAAATATTACGTTAACAAAAAACGTTCCTACACGATACATCATCCATAGCATTTTAAATAAATGCGGCGTAGAAATGGAATTAGTGCCTGATGAACCAGAGAACAAGACAACGATGGAAAAAATATTTTACAAAACTATTGGATCTCAATTACTAAAATATTCGACCTCAAAAAAACATCATTTTGAATCTAAATTAATTCGAAAGTTACTTTGTGATATCGAAGAACCTGATATGGAAGCGCATTTTAAAAAAGTATATGACTTTGCGCACGATATTAATTTTAACAATGCTAATATTACATTAGAACCAAATCTTTAA
- the trpA gene encoding tryptophan synthase subunit alpha: MNRINQKLAEDKKLLSIYFTAGYPSFNDTKKIIQDLEESGADMIEIGLPFSDPLADGPTIQESSTAALKNGMTTKLLFEQLADIRQSVNIPLIIMGYFNPMMQYGVEAFCAKCQEIGIDGLIIPDLPVAEYHEQYQEIFEKYGLINVFLITPQTSEERIRFIDSVSNGFIYMVSSASVTGSTSGFGNTQEAYFERIANMNLKASQIVGFGISDNETFTQATKTAKGAIIGSAFIKHLTQQGVESIDGFIKGIR, translated from the coding sequence ATGAACAGAATTAACCAAAAACTAGCAGAAGACAAAAAACTGCTTTCTATATATTTTACGGCTGGATATCCATCATTTAATGACACCAAAAAAATCATTCAAGATCTTGAGGAAAGTGGCGCAGATATGATAGAAATCGGATTGCCATTTAGTGATCCATTGGCCGATGGCCCGACTATACAAGAAAGTTCTACAGCTGCTCTAAAAAATGGAATGACCACCAAATTATTATTTGAACAACTTGCAGATATTCGTCAGTCGGTAAATATTCCTCTAATTATTATGGGATACTTTAACCCAATGATGCAATATGGTGTCGAAGCTTTCTGTGCTAAATGCCAAGAAATTGGTATTGATGGATTGATAATACCTGATTTACCAGTTGCAGAATATCACGAACAGTATCAAGAAATTTTTGAAAAATATGGATTGATCAACGTATTTTTGATCACACCGCAAACCTCTGAAGAGCGTATTCGTTTTATTGACAGTGTTTCTAATGGGTTTATATACATGGTTAGTTCTGCAAGTGTTACAGGATCAACATCCGGTTTTGGAAACACTCAAGAAGCTTATTTTGAACGAATTGCGAACATGAACTTAAAAGCTTCGCAGATTGTAGGATTTGGTATTAGTGATAATGAAACATTTACGCAAGCCACAAAAACTGCAAAAGGTGCAATTATTGGATCAGCTTTTATCAAACATCTAACTCAACAAGGAGTGGAAAGTATTGATGGTTTTATAAAAGGAATTCGATAG
- a CDS encoding alpha-keto acid decarboxylase family protein, giving the protein MSKITVAKYLQLRLEELGLDTVFGVAGNYSAPFLNTIIEDPKAKIKIIGNTNEINAGHCVDAYARLKGIGAVAVTYGVGAFSVLNPVAGSYVEHNPVLVINGAPTNAEQSKNLGEGLMASHMTGDMYSNINVFRNITVAAEQVTGGGEAPYKIDGVLNAMISYGRPVYLEVFEDVWRSECDIPDRPITRKHSDLCISTAKSAASATADLIEAKDKPIFWAGVEIQRKGLQKKFLQLVEDTDIEFTTSIMGKSIVSEDHPLFKGVFNGNASPDDVYERFTKAGSKIGIGAWTTGKNLGGFNIWDDNTVLANHSGIRVGAKFYANMSLEAFIDALREELIQRKEKFIKFSMDAAISNNLKKSMQVQTSDELTYDRFFTKMNSYITASNTVVVDAGFPLLGAQGLHRGKPNTFIAQANWLSIGYSVPAAIGVKCAAPDQRVMVFVGDGAFQETCQAVSTQHHLKQNTVVFVLDNKIYGIEQMLVNPNPFRGKDKIDYPQEDLNKVYPYNDLNNWKYAKLTDAFGGIGLEVKTQEELDTALQQIDKHPNDNFIVHVHIPKTDIPDSIQYRTKKAGEDETLNPDWSLC; this is encoded by the coding sequence ATGAGTAAAATAACAGTAGCAAAATATCTACAACTTCGACTTGAAGAACTTGGATTAGATACGGTTTTTGGTGTTGCAGGAAATTATTCGGCACCCTTTCTAAATACAATTATTGAGGATCCGAAAGCTAAAATTAAGATTATAGGGAATACTAATGAAATAAATGCAGGACACTGCGTAGATGCCTATGCCAGACTAAAAGGTATCGGTGCTGTGGCAGTTACCTATGGTGTTGGAGCATTTAGTGTCTTGAATCCAGTAGCAGGTTCTTATGTAGAACATAATCCTGTACTAGTGATTAATGGAGCTCCGACAAATGCAGAACAATCAAAAAACCTTGGAGAAGGTTTGATGGCTTCGCATATGACTGGAGATATGTATAGTAATATTAATGTTTTTCGGAATATAACTGTTGCTGCGGAACAAGTTACAGGAGGAGGAGAAGCACCTTATAAAATAGATGGTGTGTTAAATGCTATGATTAGTTATGGTAGACCTGTTTATTTAGAGGTTTTTGAAGATGTTTGGCGTTCGGAATGCGATATTCCGGATCGTCCTATTACCCGAAAACATAGTGATCTGTGTATATCCACTGCAAAAAGTGCAGCCAGTGCAACTGCCGATTTGATCGAAGCAAAAGACAAACCAATTTTTTGGGCAGGAGTAGAGATTCAACGTAAAGGACTTCAGAAGAAGTTTTTACAACTTGTAGAAGATACAGATATCGAGTTTACAACCTCTATTATGGGTAAATCCATTGTTTCTGAAGATCATCCATTATTTAAAGGTGTTTTTAATGGAAATGCTTCTCCGGATGATGTTTACGAAAGATTTACGAAAGCAGGATCTAAAATCGGAATAGGTGCCTGGACCACTGGCAAAAACTTAGGCGGATTTAATATTTGGGATGATAATACTGTATTGGCAAATCATTCTGGAATTAGAGTAGGTGCAAAGTTCTATGCAAATATGTCATTAGAGGCATTTATTGATGCACTTAGAGAGGAGTTGATACAGCGTAAAGAGAAGTTTATCAAGTTCTCTATGGATGCTGCCATCAGTAATAATCTTAAAAAATCAATGCAAGTTCAAACTTCTGATGAGTTAACATATGATCGATTTTTTACAAAAATGAATAGCTATATCACAGCTTCTAATACGGTAGTTGTTGATGCAGGATTCCCTTTACTTGGAGCTCAGGGATTACATAGAGGGAAACCGAATACATTTATCGCACAGGCCAATTGGTTGTCTATTGGATATTCTGTTCCAGCAGCTATAGGAGTTAAATGCGCAGCACCTGATCAAAGAGTGATGGTGTTTGTGGGAGATGGTGCTTTCCAGGAAACTTGTCAAGCAGTTTCTACACAGCATCACCTAAAACAGAATACAGTGGTTTTTGTATTAGACAATAAAATATACGGGATCGAACAAATGTTGGTCAATCCAAATCCATTCAGAGGAAAAGATAAGATTGACTATCCACAAGAAGATCTAAATAAAGTATATCCATACAATGATTTAAATAATTGGAAATACGCTAAGCTTACGGATGCTTTTGGAGGAATTGGGCTAGAAGTTAAAACACAAGAGGAGTTGGATACAGCATTACAACAAATTGATAAACACCCTAATGATAATTTCATTGTACATGTTCATATTCCCAAAACCGATATTCCTGATTCGATTCAGTATAGAACCAAAAAAGCAGGAGAAGATGAAACATTAAATCCAGATTGGTCATTGTGTTAA
- a CDS encoding response regulator transcription factor, with amino-acid sequence MNHNIVIVDDHVLIANALAEIISKFKNFNVIYTCENGVDLQQKLPSSIKPDIILLDISMPEMDGFETSLWLQKNYPDILIMALSMQNDDASLIKMIKNGAKGYMLKNIQPSELEQSLEMIIKKGRYFPEWAAIKVFDSLNTDDTDDTNNIKLSDREIEFLKYSTTEMSYKEIAEKMFCSPRTVENYRDSLFSKLRLKTRVGLAVYAIKNGF; translated from the coding sequence ATGAATCATAATATTGTTATTGTAGATGATCATGTTCTTATTGCCAATGCTTTGGCAGAAATCATCTCAAAATTCAAAAATTTTAATGTAATATACACCTGTGAAAACGGAGTTGATTTACAACAAAAGTTACCTTCTTCTATCAAACCGGATATTATTTTATTGGATATCAGCATGCCAGAGATGGATGGTTTTGAAACCTCTTTATGGTTACAGAAAAATTACCCTGATATTTTAATTATGGCACTTAGCATGCAGAATGATGATGCCAGTTTGATAAAGATGATCAAAAATGGAGCAAAAGGTTATATGTTAAAAAATATTCAACCTTCTGAATTAGAACAATCTCTAGAAATGATTATTAAAAAAGGGAGATACTTTCCTGAGTGGGCCGCTATTAAAGTTTTTGACTCTCTTAATACTGATGATACCGACGACACTAACAACATTAAACTGTCTGATAGAGAGATAGAGTTTCTTAAATACTCAACCACGGAAATGAGTTATAAAGAAATAGCTGAGAAAATGTTTTGTAGTCCTCGTACTGTAGAAAATTACAGGGATAGTTTATTTTCAAAATTAAGACTCAAAACTAGAGTTGGTTTAGCTGTTTATGCAATAAAAAATGGTTTCTAG
- a CDS encoding DUF6576 domain-containing protein encodes MSIPLLIAIILIFVFIKWLKPDFLQFKKNIQQKPEGLLDIDDRYNVNKIEKEKELNRLLDKINNQGIDKLSKSEKERLEELSK; translated from the coding sequence ATGTCCATTCCTTTACTAATTGCTATAATTCTCATTTTTGTTTTTATCAAATGGCTCAAACCTGATTTTTTGCAATTCAAGAAAAACATCCAACAAAAACCAGAAGGATTATTAGATATTGATGATCGCTACAATGTTAATAAAATTGAAAAGGAAAAAGAATTAAATCGCTTATTGGATAAAATAAACAATCAAGGAATAGACAAGCTTAGCAAATCAGAAAAAGAAAGATTAGAAGAGTTATCGAAGTAA
- the trpB gene encoding tryptophan synthase subunit beta: MSYQVNEKGYYGDFGGAYIPEMLYPNVEELRSTYLDIMNEPSFKEEFDQLLKDYVGRPSPLYYAKRLSEKHNTKVYLKREDLNHTGAHKINNTIGQILVAKKLGKNRIIAETGAGQHGVATATVCALMGIECIVYMGEIDIKRQAPNVARMKMLGAEVRPAKSGSKTLKDATNEAIRDWINNPVDTHYIIGSAIGPHPYPDMVTRFQSIISEEIKWQLKEKEGRENPDYVVACIGGGSNAAGTYYHFLDEPSVGIIAVEAAGKGVNSGESAATSQLGKEGIIHGCKTLLMQTLDGQITEPYSISAGLDYPGVGPLHSHLYKTGRGEFYSVTDDDAMTAGLELSQLEGIIPAIETSHALAIFNDKQFKPDDIVVISLSGRGDKDLNTYIDYFKLK; the protein is encoded by the coding sequence ATGAGTTATCAAGTAAACGAAAAAGGATATTACGGAGATTTTGGCGGAGCCTATATTCCTGAAATGTTATATCCTAATGTAGAAGAGTTAAGATCTACATATCTAGATATCATGAACGAACCTTCGTTTAAAGAAGAATTTGATCAATTACTAAAAGATTACGTAGGGCGCCCTTCTCCATTATACTATGCAAAACGTCTTTCGGAAAAACACAACACCAAAGTATATCTAAAACGAGAAGACCTTAATCATACAGGAGCGCACAAAATAAACAATACTATTGGGCAAATTCTAGTAGCTAAAAAACTAGGTAAAAACAGAATCATTGCAGAAACTGGAGCGGGACAACACGGAGTTGCTACCGCAACCGTTTGTGCTCTAATGGGAATTGAGTGTATCGTATACATGGGAGAGATCGACATAAAACGTCAAGCTCCTAATGTGGCGCGCATGAAAATGCTTGGTGCAGAAGTAAGACCAGCTAAATCCGGAAGTAAAACCCTAAAAGATGCTACTAATGAAGCAATCAGAGATTGGATCAACAATCCTGTAGACACACATTACATTATAGGCTCTGCTATCGGACCTCATCCATATCCGGATATGGTGACTAGATTTCAATCTATCATTTCTGAAGAAATCAAGTGGCAATTAAAAGAAAAAGAAGGACGAGAAAACCCTGATTACGTAGTAGCTTGTATTGGTGGAGGGAGTAATGCAGCGGGAACTTATTATCATTTTTTAGATGAACCAAGTGTAGGAATAATTGCAGTAGAAGCAGCTGGAAAAGGTGTAAATAGTGGAGAAAGTGCTGCTACATCTCAATTGGGTAAAGAAGGAATCATTCACGGATGCAAAACCCTTTTGATGCAGACACTTGATGGGCAAATTACAGAACCGTATTCGATCTCTGCAGGATTAGATTATCCCGGTGTAGGTCCGCTACATTCGCATTTATATAAAACAGGTCGAGGGGAGTTCTATTCGGTAACGGATGATGATGCCATGACCGCAGGATTAGAATTGTCACAGCTAGAAGGTATTATTCCTGCTATAGAAACCTCGCATGCTTTGGCAATATTTAATGACAAACAGTTTAAACCTGATGACATTGTAGTAATCAGTCTTTCTGGACGAGGAGACAAAGACCTTAACACATATATTGATTATTTTAAATTGAAGTAA
- a CDS encoding uracil-DNA glycosylase family protein has protein sequence MFQHTHPYEPFFPEGATKLIVGTLPPPRFTSGELKKGDVDFCYGSISGLLWPVLDRIFDLNLKFETTLGAVNQRKNFLASRGIGVCDIVHSCKRDKIDASDLGMQYIELRDVVSYLHQYPKIDTLLFTGGNSKNGPEYFFRKHLKDYQLQLALVSNDIPRIHSFQLEERTIKTVSLTAPSGAANRSIGSLQSYKDQKNQNPTFNTIDFRVMQYREFF, from the coding sequence TTGTTCCAACACACCCATCCATACGAACCTTTTTTTCCTGAGGGAGCTACTAAATTAATAGTAGGAACTTTGCCGCCACCACGCTTTACTTCAGGAGAACTAAAAAAAGGAGATGTTGATTTTTGTTATGGCAGTATCAGTGGATTACTATGGCCAGTTTTGGATCGTATTTTTGACTTAAATCTAAAATTTGAAACTACCTTAGGAGCTGTAAATCAGCGTAAGAATTTCTTAGCATCTAGAGGAATAGGAGTTTGTGATATCGTCCATAGTTGTAAACGAGATAAAATTGATGCTTCAGACCTGGGAATGCAATACATAGAACTTAGAGACGTAGTGTCATATTTGCATCAGTATCCTAAAATCGATACACTTCTATTTACAGGTGGTAATAGTAAAAATGGCCCGGAATATTTCTTTAGAAAACATCTTAAAGACTACCAATTACAGTTAGCATTGGTGTCGAATGACATTCCCAGAATACATAGCTTTCAGTTAGAAGAAAGAACAATAAAAACGGTGTCTCTAACAGCACCTTCTGGAGCAGCAAATAGATCTATAGGAAGTTTACAATCCTATAAGGACCAGAAAAATCAAAATCCTACATTCAATACCATTGATTTTAGAGTGATGCAGTATCGAGAATTCTTTTAA
- a CDS encoding sensor histidine kinase encodes MLILFNIIFVAFVAGIVLFIFQYRIKKKEHNKQLQYKDETHKKELLKTQMEIQTNTMTHIGQEIHDSVGQKLTLASLYLKQLPIADFDQLQGNSIQSINEIIDDSLEELREISKSLTNNNIQNNDIISLIEQLCARINNLNKCSINFEYNKKVYLDTNATKTVIFRIIQEFVQNSIKHSKCDLITINLDQNENNIVLSLKDNGIGFNINTSIEKGIGLKNFRKRAELIKAKLEYTSEIEKGTQLTLELVNYES; translated from the coding sequence ATGCTCATTTTGTTTAATATCATCTTTGTGGCTTTTGTTGCAGGGATTGTATTATTTATATTCCAATATCGAATAAAGAAAAAAGAGCATAATAAACAACTTCAGTATAAGGATGAAACCCATAAGAAGGAACTTCTTAAAACTCAAATGGAGATTCAAACCAATACTATGACCCATATTGGTCAAGAAATACATGATAGTGTTGGGCAAAAGCTGACTTTAGCTAGTTTATATCTGAAACAATTACCCATTGCAGATTTTGATCAGCTTCAAGGAAATTCCATTCAATCTATAAATGAAATTATTGATGACTCTCTAGAAGAGCTAAGAGAAATTTCTAAATCATTGACTAATAACAATATACAAAACAATGATATTATTTCATTAATTGAACAATTATGTGCTAGAATAAACAACCTTAATAAATGTAGTATTAATTTTGAGTACAATAAGAAAGTTTATTTAGATACTAATGCAACTAAGACTGTTATTTTTAGAATCATTCAAGAGTTTGTACAAAACAGTATTAAACATTCTAAATGTGACTTAATTACAATCAATCTAGACCAAAATGAAAATAATATTGTATTATCATTAAAAGATAATGGAATTGGTTTTAACATAAACACTTCTATAGAAAAAGGTATTGGTCTAAAAAACTTTAGAAAAAGAGCAGAATTGATAAAAGCGAAACTTGAATATACTAGTGAAATTGAAAAAGGAACACAACTAACATTAGAACTAGTCAATTATGAATCATAA
- a CDS encoding DUF1287 domain-containing protein: MNKQIIRLLFFIVSLSLFAQEDFYHQLSDASLSLTKQDVTYDPAYFSIEYPNGDVPSNKGVCTDVVIRAYRKLGIDLQKEVHEDMKVNFGLYPKNWGLSKTDKNIDHRRVPNLMKFFSRFGKVKSISKNSEDYVPGDIICWSLGGGLTHIGLVVDKKSEDQRRYLIVHNIGGGQVLADCLFDYKIIGHYRYKK; this comes from the coding sequence ATGAACAAGCAAATCATACGCTTACTATTTTTTATAGTTTCTTTATCTCTTTTTGCTCAGGAGGATTTTTATCATCAATTGTCTGATGCTTCCTTATCATTGACTAAACAAGACGTAACATATGATCCTGCATACTTCTCTATCGAATATCCTAACGGAGATGTTCCTAGTAATAAAGGTGTATGCACAGATGTAGTAATCAGAGCATATCGAAAATTAGGTATTGATCTCCAAAAAGAAGTTCATGAAGATATGAAAGTTAATTTTGGTCTATATCCTAAAAATTGGGGGCTATCAAAAACTGATAAAAATATTGATCATAGGCGAGTTCCGAATCTTATGAAGTTCTTTTCTCGATTTGGCAAGGTGAAATCTATTTCTAAGAATTCGGAGGATTATGTACCTGGAGATATTATATGTTGGAGTTTAGGCGGTGGACTTACCCATATTGGATTAGTAGTTGATAAAAAATCTGAAGATCAACGCAGATATTTAATCGTTCACAACATAGGAGGAGGACAGGTATTAGCCGACTGTCTATTTGACTATAAAATTATTGGGCATTATAGATATAAAAAGTAA
- a CDS encoding FAD-dependent oxidoreductase, with protein sequence MKTYLHSLLDEDNDPIVQKYLEYIKTGFPKAKGKKKDVLVVGAGMAGMVAASALRQSRHNVTIVEANTRIGGRVKTFRNAKGKKYWEDNALYAEAGAMRLPNFHNMVLEYCKQLKVPLEPFYYVSVDKEEALKNKEQNYVNYEKDSATFPEKTFNSLLFVNYEQVVQSEYYKEGADINKLLDYHVQTNKDPNVPDENQAANILLHNALQPLKDFIAIDPVANWPKLIEKLGEYSMRRFLKEFTNYSENAIEMIAVIQNIESRMSYDFLQSFIEVNIIKNDTIFWQVVGGTDVITESFYEKHELKDITHLDTKMTDLYLRDGKVRISTEIEIKRDPSYYEKIGFKKQEVPVSEMEFDEVIVTIPFSAFRMVHVWPKFSQDKRKAIRELHYDSATKVLIEFTERWWEKDPYNIVGGGTITDLSNRFIYYPSQHINREGNGLMLACYCWADDARKWDSMSHKDRYIYALDNIAVAHAPDNLEEQRRIKSLSVFNPDTPEDPEYVDGIKGAATVSWMQNPYAFGEAAIFTPGQLNLLQGAIEKPEWEGKAHFAGEHTSLKHAWIEGAIESGIRAALEVNETPVEF encoded by the coding sequence ATGAAAACATACTTACATAGTTTATTAGATGAGGACAATGATCCAATCGTTCAGAAATATTTAGAATATATTAAAACAGGATTTCCCAAAGCCAAAGGGAAGAAAAAAGATGTACTGGTTGTAGGAGCCGGGATGGCAGGAATGGTCGCAGCTTCTGCCTTAAGACAATCGAGACATAATGTTACCATCGTAGAAGCAAATACCCGAATTGGAGGAAGGGTAAAAACTTTTAGGAATGCTAAAGGAAAGAAGTATTGGGAAGATAACGCATTATATGCCGAGGCAGGAGCCATGCGTTTGCCAAACTTTCATAATATGGTGCTGGAGTATTGTAAGCAGCTAAAGGTTCCTTTAGAACCATTTTATTATGTTTCTGTAGATAAAGAAGAAGCGCTAAAAAATAAAGAACAGAATTATGTAAACTATGAAAAAGATAGCGCCACATTTCCTGAGAAAACATTCAATTCATTGTTATTTGTGAACTATGAACAAGTAGTTCAGAGTGAGTATTATAAAGAAGGTGCTGATATCAATAAATTGTTGGATTATCATGTACAAACGAATAAAGATCCAAATGTTCCGGACGAAAATCAAGCAGCTAATATTTTGCTTCATAATGCATTACAGCCGCTTAAAGATTTTATCGCTATTGATCCAGTTGCAAATTGGCCCAAACTGATTGAGAAACTAGGAGAATACTCCATGCGTCGCTTTCTCAAAGAATTCACTAATTACTCAGAGAATGCTATAGAGATGATCGCGGTAATCCAAAATATAGAATCGCGTATGTCGTATGACTTTCTACAGAGTTTTATCGAGGTGAATATTATTAAAAATGATACTATTTTTTGGCAGGTAGTTGGAGGAACAGATGTTATTACTGAATCTTTTTATGAAAAACATGAGTTAAAGGATATCACTCATCTGGATACCAAAATGACAGACCTCTATCTAAGAGATGGAAAAGTAAGAATCTCTACAGAAATAGAAATCAAGCGAGATCCATCCTATTATGAAAAAATAGGGTTTAAAAAACAGGAAGTACCGGTAAGTGAAATGGAGTTTGATGAGGTTATAGTAACGATACCTTTCTCGGCTTTCAGAATGGTGCACGTATGGCCTAAATTCTCTCAGGATAAGAGAAAAGCCATTCGAGAACTGCATTATGATTCTGCTACTAAAGTATTGATAGAATTTACAGAGCGCTGGTGGGAAAAAGATCCATATAATATTGTGGGAGGTGGAACTATTACTGATTTGTCTAATCGATTTATTTATTATCCAAGCCAACATATAAATAGAGAAGGAAATGGATTAATGCTAGCATGCTATTGTTGGGCAGATGATGCCAGAAAATGGGATTCTATGAGTCATAAGGACCGTTATATATATGCATTAGATAATATTGCTGTAGCACATGCACCAGATAATTTAGAAGAACAAAGAAGAATTAAATCCTTATCTGTCTTCAATCCAGATACACCAGAAGATCCAGAGTATGTAGATGGGATAAAAGGAGCAGCAACGGTATCCTGGATGCAGAATCCGTATGCTTTTGGAGAAGCAGCTATTTTTACTCCAGGACAATTAAATTTATTACAAGGAGCTATAGAAAAACCTGAATGGGAAGGAAAAGCACATTTTGCAGGAGAACACACATCCTTAAAGCATGCGTGGATAGAAGGAGCTATCGAATCTGGTATTCGAGCAGCACTAGAAGTGAATGAAACACCTGTAGAATTTTAA
- a CDS encoding phosphoribosylanthranilate isomerase: MKLKVCGMKYRENIETVAGLQPDYLGFIFYEKSPRNFNQDIPELPETIKKTGVFVDASIDFILEKVEKYNFKAIQLHGNESAEYCKELANTINRSDESGRNKIEIFKVFSIKDEFDFEILNPYEGIVDYFLFDTKGKEKGGNGYTFDWNVLKNYNSTTPFILSGGIGLQEIEKIKAILKTDLPIYAVDVNSKLEIKPGLKNIRDLEEFKNKIAVIPA; the protein is encoded by the coding sequence ATGAAACTGAAGGTGTGCGGGATGAAATATCGAGAAAACATTGAAACTGTAGCTGGATTACAACCAGACTACCTTGGTTTTATTTTCTATGAAAAATCTCCAAGAAACTTTAATCAAGATATTCCTGAACTACCAGAAACTATTAAAAAAACAGGAGTTTTTGTAGATGCATCTATTGATTTTATTTTAGAAAAAGTTGAAAAATACAATTTTAAGGCAATTCAATTACACGGAAATGAATCTGCAGAATATTGTAAAGAGTTAGCTAATACAATAAATAGATCTGACGAGTCTGGAAGAAATAAAATCGAGATATTCAAAGTGTTTTCTATCAAAGATGAATTTGACTTTGAGATACTCAATCCATATGAAGGCATTGTAGATTACTTCCTTTTTGATACAAAAGGAAAAGAAAAAGGAGGAAATGGATACACCTTTGATTGGAATGTATTAAAAAACTATAATTCTACTACGCCATTTATTTTAAGCGGCGGAATTGGATTGCAAGAAATTGAAAAAATAAAAGCGATCTTAAAAACAGATTTACCGATATATGCTGTTGATGTCAATAGCAAATTGGAAATTAAACCTGGATTAAAAAATATACGTGATTTAGAAGAATTTAAAAATAAAATAGCTGTTATCCCAGCCTAA